TGGCTGTCAACACTTTTTTAAACTTTTTTCAAAAAAAGCAACCGGAAATACCGATTGCTAGGAGTTAGGAGATTTCATCATCTAAGCGAACTTAGATAGATGATATGAGGTCGCTTCAACCTCATATGAAAAAAGAAAAGTTTTAGGATAATTTCATTATATGTTTTGCTAGAAATAAAGTCAAAAGATTTGACTCGCAAAATCCGAGTAAGGGGTAAGAATTACGATAACTCTCCCTAGCCTCTAAATAACAAGGTTAGTTGATAACTTTATTCATCATCCTGTGAAACCAAATGATGTCTAAAGGCATAAACGACAGCCTGAGTACGGTCATCAACATTGAGTTTTCCTAGGATATTAGACACGTGCGTTTTAACGGTTTTCAATGAAATGAATAGCTCGTTAGCAATGGTCTGATTGTCATAACCCTTAGCCAAAAGCGCCAGGATATCACGTTCACGTGCCGTTAAGTCGTCGTGTAGGTCCGGGTGGCTATCGTGGTATTTAATCTTATTGTCCACCTCTGTTTCGATAGCTTCTTCACCACGGTAAACCTTACGAATACTATTGAGAATCTCTGCCGCACTGCTAGTTTTAAGCATATAACCTTTAGCACCAGCTTCAATGACTGGATAAATTTTTTCATTGTCCAAATAGCTAGTCAAAACCAAAATCTTGGCCTCTGGCCATTCTTTGAGCAATTCCAAAGTCGCTTGAACACCATCTAATTCAGGCATGACAAGGTCCATTACGACGACATCTGGACGAAGTTCCAGGGCAAGGTCAACACCTTCTCGGCCATTGCTCGCTTCTCCAACCACTTCGACATCTCCTTGGAGATTCAGGAAACTCTTAAGGCCCAAACGGACCATCTCATGGTCATCGACCAAAATCACATTTATCTTATTCGACATTGTCTTCTCCTCTTAATATCGGCACACGAACATCAATAGATGTTCCTTTACCTGTAGCAGATAGGAACTGCACAGTTCCCGCCATTTCATCGACACGCTCCTGGATATTTTTCAGTCCATAACTCATCTCGTCAGTCGACGCATTTAAATCATAACCAACACCATTATCCAACATTTTCAATTGAATTTCCTGACTATTTTGATAGAGATAAACCTCTATCTGGCTAGCCTTGGCGTGTTTAAGAGTATTAGAGATAAACTCTTGGGCAATCCTAAAGAGATTATTTTCAATACGCTTAGGCACTTTCTTAACCATATCCTTGTAGACGACATGGATATTGGATTTATCGGTTAATTCCTTAAGAATCATCTGCAAGCCTTCTTGCAAGGTCTTGTTCTCAAGCTCTGTCGGACGAAGATGCAAAAGCAAGACACGCATATCATTTTGAGCATCCGTCAGCATGGCCTCAACCGCCTGAATTTGATTATGCAAATCTTCTTTACTTAGCTGGTCCGCCATCTGAGAGACACCAGAAAGAATCATACTAGCCGCAAAAAGTTCCTGACTAACGGTATCGTGAAGGTCACGAGCAATACGTCCTCGCTCCTTCTTAATAATATCACGGCTTTGAAGAGCCTGGGCATTCTCAGTTTTCTGCAAGTCCTTAGTCAATTTACGCATCTTATGAGATAAGCGCATCATATTCTTGTCTAACTCAATATCTCCTTGACGTTTGACTGGTTGATTATTGATAATGCGGCGCAAATCCTGATTGACTGATCGCATACTGTTATCATTGGCAATGGCCCAAAGAATATAAAGCAAAATGAGCAAACTCAGAACCACAAAAAACATGTTAAAAAGGAAATGGAAGACCTGAGACAGATTACCAAAAACCAATGAAAAGTTAAGGTTAAAGCTATCCATAACCACTAGGGTAACGCCAACCAGAACAACAACTGAATAAATCAGAATCAAAAATAGGTACTGTTTCTTCATTTGCGACGTACCTCCACTGGTCCAGCTCCCACATTGAGAATCAATTTCACTGTTCGATGAGCATGTTCATACTCCGCCCCTGCAAGGTCAATCTTTCGTAACGGAGGTCGTACTCATCTTCATTGAAGAAGGTGACAGAGCTATAAATCGCTGATATATTGAGCTTGACGGAAACATCAATTGGTACCAAGATAGTCGTCGGACCATAAAGTTTCTGCAAAATCACAACATTATCTCGCCCCGAGACGATAACCTGGGTCAAATCAATCACATCTGTCCCAAAGAAACGAATGATATTGATATCATCAAAGTCATAGCGATCACTGACAGGTTCCATCCGAGTTCCAATCCACTGATTTCGCACAGCCTGAGGATCCAAGTCGTCTTCCTTGAATTGAATAAGAGCGTAGCGATTCTTTTTCTTGACCTGTGAAAAATGGTTAATCATAACATAGGCCACACCCACCAAAATCGCAAGCACCACATAGATATTCCACATGGAAACCAGAAAAAGTGAGATCAAACAAATGGTCAAGACAAAGTCACTCTTGGACTCCTTGTTAAAAAAGCGAACGGCCAACAAGGTCAAGACCAAAATGAAAATAAAACTGGTAATATCATTATTAAAGATGGTAATCAGGCCCAGAGTCAAAAGCAGGGCTTCCACCACTAAGAAAAAATTAAATTTGGTCATAAGGACCTCTCAAATAAAAGTATACAGGCTTCATTCTATCAAATTTTAAGGCAATTGACAAAAAGACCCAGTTTGAGCACCGACTAATCAAGATAGAAAAGGGGCAGAAGTAATAAAAAAAGTGCCTCCATTACAGGAAACACTGTCTTTCATTCAAAAAATCTTAATCGTCAGTTTCGTCCATTTTACTATTTATGAGTTGCACCGTACTTCTGATTTCCTCCAGTATGACACGTTGTTCCGCCAACTCCTTCTCAATCTCAGCCAATTTTCTTTCAGTCTGACGACCTGACCGCACAAAAATATTATTGAGAGAGCTTGTTAACAACCCCAGAGTGGCAATCCCACTAAACATGAGAACGACCGCAACGGCCTTACCTACCAATGTTTGAGGAACGATATCGCCATAACCTACCGTAGTAACCGTTGCTACAGACCACCAAATAGCATCTATAAAATTATGGTGTTCTACTCGGGCAATAATAGCACTACTGATAAGAATGATAACACTATTAACCGAAAGTAGAAAATAAAAGCCATTTCTGCGATTGATACGATTGGAAATATGCTTGAGCTTGCTACTCAAACCAATTAAACGTGAGAGTTTGGCCAACCTGGCAAAGCGTCCTACTCTTGAAAAACGGAGGAAGGTAAAGACTTCATTATAGGGAATAATAGCCAACAAATCCAAGACATGTGTTTTAACAAAGATTCGCTTACGAGGTGCCAAGGAGAAACGAATCGCATAATCAATGGCAAAGATGAGCGTTATAGACTGATCTATCACTCTGAAAGGTCGCCTTCCAATTGAAATTAAGCCAACTAAATCAAAGATAACTAAGCCAATGGAAATAAGGGCCAAGACCGTCATGACAATATCGTAGGTAATGATGTACCTTCTCAGTTTTCTACGGTTTCTCATAGCGTCTCTCCTATATGTGATGTTTTCATTATAAAAGAATCTCTGACCTCTGGCAAGCAGGTTTTTTAGGCTATCGACAAGATCTCTAGGTATCAAAAAAGAGAGATTAAATAACCTCTCTTCATTATGTCTAAGTTTTTTTTAATCTATTGTAGCTCTGTGTGAGTAGCCTCTGTCGAGGTTTCAGTGCTTGAAGTTGTACTGTCAGTACTTGAGCTCGTTGATGACGAATGTGTCGTACTGCTTGAGCTTGACTGGAGACTTGAACTTGCTGTTGCAACCGAAACATAGAGAATCACTGTACCATCAACACTTGTACCAGCTTGTGGATCTTGATAAAGGACCTCCGTACTGCTAGGAACCTTATCCTTATCTAATTTGGCACCAGTATTATAGTCGTGGTACTCGATGCTACTACTTGAGATATTCTTACGATTCAAGGTTTGAACTGCTGTTGAAACCGTCAAACCAGTCACATCAGGCATGGTAACTGTCTTAGGAGTTGCCACACGGAACTTAATCTTAGCCTTACTATCCTTAGGATTGAAGGACTTGTTTTTCCCTGGACTTTGAGATAGGATTTCTCCCTCTTCAGCACTGTCGTCTTCGACATGCTGAATATCAATTTGGTCCTCAGAAACACCATAATTCGAAGTTAAGTCCTCAATGGCATCCTTATAGTTTTTACCCTTGTAGTCTTTCAAAGCGAAACCTTTACTACCAGAAGAAACATAAACATCAATGCTTGATCCTTCTTTTCGTGTGGTTCCAGCTGTAGGATCGGTCTTGATGACCTTACCCGTATCGACAGAGTCATCTTCCACTTCTTTGACTTCTCCTACCTTAAATCCAGCACCCTCAATTTTAGTCTGAGCTGTGGACAACTCTTGACCGACCACATTAGGCACCTGAACATTATCAGGATTGGTAAATACCAAATAGGCAAAGATGATAATACCAATAAAGACCAGTCCTAGGAAAACCTTGAGCAAGGTTGAGAAGAAGTTTTTCTTCTTTTTCTTCTTAGCTGGTGTCGTTTTTTTCCTTGGTTGTTTACTTGGAGCAGGTGTAGGCTCTGATGGCTCAGCAGCAACGGCTTTTTTCTCAAGACTTGCTGATGGAACTGGATCAACCTTCGGCAAGGTCTTGGTATCCGTCATATCATCAAAGACTACCTTGGCATCGCGTCGATGACTAGGATGCAAACTCGTTACCAAGTCACGGCTCATTTCCAAAGTACTATTGTAACGATTTTCTAGTTTTTTGGCTGTTGCTCGAATAACCACGTTTTCCAAAGCTTGGGGAACGTTACGGTTCTCTGCCAAAATCGATGGTAGTGGTTTTTGGAAATGTTGGAGTGCAATGGTTACTGCACTGTCACCATCATAAGGAATATGACCTGTCAACATTTCAAAAAGCATAATACCCATAGCATAGATGTCGCTTTGGATAGTTGCTTTCGATCCACGAGCCTGCTCTGGTGAGAGGTAGTGGACAGAACCCAACATAGAGTTAGTTTGAGTTAGACTAGTCTCTGCAAAGGCAACCGCAATTCCGAAGTCTGTAACCTTGGCTGTACCGTCCTTAGTTAAAAGAACGTTTTGTGGCTTAAGGTCACGGTGGATAATGCCCTTTTGATGGGCAAGAGTCATGGCGGAAAGAACCTCCCCCATGATACGCACAACATCTTGGTTAGAAAGTGGCGCATGGTCTTGAATATATTTCTTCAAGTCCGAACCATCTACATACTCCATCACCAAAAACTGCTGGCCGTCTTCTTCGCCAATATCTCGGATAGCAACGATATTAGGATGACTGAGTTCTGCCATGGCACGCGCTTCACGCTGGAAACGCGCCACAGCCACCTGATCCGTTTGGTAATTGGTACGTAGCACCTTAATAGCTACTCTTTCATTATCCAGAATCAGGTCGTTAGCCAGATAAACATCCGCCATACCACCACGCCCGATAGACTTAAGGATTCGATAACGTCCAGCAAACAATTTGCCAACTTGGATCATTATCCTTCCTCACTTTCTATTTTGATGAGAGCAACGGTAATATTATCATGACCACCAGCCTCATTGGCTGCAGCTACCAAACGACTCGTTTTTTCTTCGACGAAACCAGGGCTGTTGACAATATGAACAATCTGTTCGACTGAAATCATATTGGTCAAACCATCTGAATTAGCCAAAATATAGTCTCCTGGTTCCAATTGTTGGACACCAAGGTCAGCCTCAATCGGAGCAGCTTGCCCAATAGATTGCGTAATGATATTACGTTGTGGGTGAACCGCTGCTTCTTCTTCGGTCAACTGACCAGCCTTGATAAGAGCATTGACCAAAGAGTGGTCATTCGTCAATTGCTTATACTCACCATTACGGATAAGGGCAATACGTGAATCCCCAACATGGGCGAAAATCACAGCATTATCAACAAAGGCAAGAACCTCGATAGTTGTTCCCATTCCCTTATATTCTTCGTTTTGGCCAAGTTCATAGATTTTACGATTTTCTGCATCAATGGCAGCAATCATCCAATCACGAATTTGACTCAACTCACGAAAATCAGTGTTAATCCAGTCACGACCAAGGTCAGTCACTGACATCTCACTGGCAATATTTCCAGCACGGTGTCCACCCATTCCATCTGCAACAACGACAAGGGTAACACCAGCTTGGTTGACAAATTTATTAACAAAATCTTGGTTGTTTGACCGTTTTTGGCCAATGTCCGTTAATAATGATATTTCCATAGTTTTCTTTCTGACTTGCGTCAGCATTTCCTCCTCTGTAACCCTAAGCTTTTTTACGCAACTGTGCGATGAAAAAACCATCAGTTAGATACTGTTCGGGGGTAATTGCCAAACAGCCATTGACCACGATGTCTTTGCATGGATGGTCTAAGGCAACTTGCTCAAAATCAGGATGGCTCTCAAGAAAGGCTTGAATCACCTCTTGATTTTCTTCTGCTATGATGGTGCAAGTACTATATGTTATTATACCACCTTTTCGTAGGGTTTGACAAACGCTGGATAGGATATCCAACTGCACAGCCTTAAGGGACTCAAAGTCTTGGAGATCCTTGTTATATTTGATGTCGGGTTTCCGACGAATGAGCCCAATCCCTGAACAAGGAGCATCCACTAAAATCTTGTCAAAACTATCAGCCGGAAAGACTTGATGTACCTGACTAGCATCCAGTTTCTGTGTCTTAACCTTATCAGCTAGGCCAAGACGTTGGGCATTTTCTTCGATAAGGGCAAGCTTATGATCATAGAGATCAAGCGCCGTCACATGTCCACTCGTCAAATAAGAGGCCATATGTACCGTCTTACCACCAGGTGCCGCACAGGCATCCAGGATTTCTTCTTCACCTTGAATCCCTAAAGTTGGCGCAACCAGTTGACTGGTCTCATCCTGAATGGTCAACAAGCCCTCTTTAAAATAATCTGTTCCAGCAAAGTAACCGGAAGACTTAACAAGCCCGACTGGTGATAGGACTGAACGCTCAGCCCCAGTGGCCTCCTCTATCTCTTCCAAACGTGACGCATCCGTTACACGCACACTAGCCTTATTTCTCACAAAGAGGCTTTGGAAAATAGCAAGGGCACGGTCTTCCCCGTACTGGTCGATAAGTTTTTTAACCAACCATACAGGTAGAGAATACTGAACGGAATAGCGTTTATTGACACGTTTAATCTGGCTTGGATCTGGCAAAGGCTGGCTAGATAGTTTACGAAGAACCGCATTTACCAGCTTCTCAGCACCCTTTTTATTGCCACGATTTTTGGCAATAGCAACAGCATCGTTAACTACTGCATGGGATGGAATCTTATCTAAATAGGCTAGCTGATAGAGACTTAAGAGCAAGAGGTCATAAACCCAAGGTTCAAGCTTATCACGGTCCTCAATAACATGGGCTAGAATCCACTCCAAAGTAATCTTATGAGCCACGGTCCCATAGACAATCTCCGTCACTAAGGCCTTGTCCTTATCTGTCAGCTGCGACTTGCTCAGATGTGCATTGAGAGCAATATTTGAGTAAGCCCCTTCCTGGAAGACTTCTTCTAAGACTTCGAGTGCCTGTCCACGAGCTGTTTTTTTCCAA
The DNA window shown above is from Streptococcus salivarius and carries:
- a CDS encoding response regulator transcription factor; this translates as MSNKINVILVDDHEMVRLGLKSFLNLQGDVEVVGEASNGREGVDLALELRPDVVVMDLVMPELDGVQATLELLKEWPEAKILVLTSYLDNEKIYPVIEAGAKGYMLKTSSAAEILNSIRKVYRGEEAIETEVDNKIKYHDSHPDLHDDLTARERDILALLAKGYDNQTIANELFISLKTVKTHVSNILGKLNVDDRTQAVVYAFRHHLVSQDDE
- a CDS encoding sensor histidine kinase — its product is MKKQYLFLILIYSVVVLVGVTLVVMDSFNLNFSLVFGNLSQVFHFLFNMFFVVLSLLILLYILWAIANDNSMRSVNQDLRRIINNQPVKRQGDIELDKNMMRLSHKMRKLTKDLQKTENAQALQSRDIIKKERGRIARDLHDTVSQELFAASMILSGVSQMADQLSKEDLHNQIQAVEAMLTDAQNDMRVLLLHLRPTELENKTLQEGLQMILKELTDKSNIHVVYKDMVKKVPKRIENNLFRIAQEFISNTLKHAKASQIEVYLYQNSQEIQLKMLDNGVGYDLNASTDEMSYGLKNIQERVDEMAGTVQFLSATGKGTSIDVRVPILRGEDNVE
- a CDS encoding potassium channel family protein, giving the protein MRNRRKLRRYIITYDIVMTVLALISIGLVIFDLVGLISIGRRPFRVIDQSITLIFAIDYAIRFSLAPRKRIFVKTHVLDLLAIIPYNEVFTFLRFSRVGRFARLAKLSRLIGLSSKLKHISNRINRRNGFYFLLSVNSVIILISSAIIARVEHHNFIDAIWWSVATVTTVGYGDIVPQTLVGKAVAVVLMFSGIATLGLLTSSLNNIFVRSGRQTERKLAEIEKELAEQRVILEEIRSTVQLINSKMDETDD
- the pknB gene encoding Stk1 family PASTA domain-containing Ser/Thr kinase, with translation MIQVGKLFAGRYRILKSIGRGGMADVYLANDLILDNERVAIKVLRTNYQTDQVAVARFQREARAMAELSHPNIVAIRDIGEEDGQQFLVMEYVDGSDLKKYIQDHAPLSNQDVVRIMGEVLSAMTLAHQKGIIHRDLKPQNVLLTKDGTAKVTDFGIAVAFAETSLTQTNSMLGSVHYLSPEQARGSKATIQSDIYAMGIMLFEMLTGHIPYDGDSAVTIALQHFQKPLPSILAENRNVPQALENVVIRATAKKLENRYNSTLEMSRDLVTSLHPSHRRDAKVVFDDMTDTKTLPKVDPVPSASLEKKAVAAEPSEPTPAPSKQPRKKTTPAKKKKKKNFFSTLLKVFLGLVFIGIIIFAYLVFTNPDNVQVPNVVGQELSTAQTKIEGAGFKVGEVKEVEDDSVDTGKVIKTDPTAGTTRKEGSSIDVYVSSGSKGFALKDYKGKNYKDAIEDLTSNYGVSEDQIDIQHVEDDSAEEGEILSQSPGKNKSFNPKDSKAKIKFRVATPKTVTMPDVTGLTVSTAVQTLNRKNISSSSIEYHDYNTGAKLDKDKVPSSTEVLYQDPQAGTSVDGTVILYVSVATASSSLQSSSSSTTHSSSTSSSTDSTTSSTETSTEATHTELQ
- a CDS encoding Stp1/IreP family PP2C-type Ser/Thr phosphatase, producing the protein MEISLLTDIGQKRSNNQDFVNKFVNQAGVTLVVVADGMGGHRAGNIASEMSVTDLGRDWINTDFRELSQIRDWMIAAIDAENRKIYELGQNEEYKGMGTTIEVLAFVDNAVIFAHVGDSRIALIRNGEYKQLTNDHSLVNALIKAGQLTEEEAAVHPQRNIITQSIGQAAPIEADLGVQQLEPGDYILANSDGLTNMISVEQIVHIVNSPGFVEEKTSRLVAAANEAGGHDNITVALIKIESEEG
- the rsmB gene encoding 16S rRNA (cytosine(967)-C(5))-methyltransferase RsmB, with product MANDWKKTARGQALEVLEEVFQEGAYSNIALNAHLSKSQLTDKDKALVTEIVYGTVAHKITLEWILAHVIEDRDKLEPWVYDLLLLSLYQLAYLDKIPSHAVVNDAVAIAKNRGNKKGAEKLVNAVLRKLSSQPLPDPSQIKRVNKRYSVQYSLPVWLVKKLIDQYGEDRALAIFQSLFVRNKASVRVTDASRLEEIEEATGAERSVLSPVGLVKSSGYFAGTDYFKEGLLTIQDETSQLVAPTLGIQGEEEILDACAAPGGKTVHMASYLTSGHVTALDLYDHKLALIEENAQRLGLADKVKTQKLDASQVHQVFPADSFDKILVDAPCSGIGLIRRKPDIKYNKDLQDFESLKAVQLDILSSVCQTLRKGGIITYSTCTIIAEENQEVIQAFLESHPDFEQVALDHPCKDIVVNGCLAITPEQYLTDGFFIAQLRKKA